A window from Streptomyces sp. NBC_00299 encodes these proteins:
- a CDS encoding TetR/AcrR family transcriptional regulator: MAANQGERTRRRLSTEERREQLLAVGARLFSESPYDEVWIEQVAEIAGVSRGLLYHYFPTKRDFFAAVVERESERMLRMTAAVPGVPVREQLAEGLDTYLEYVEAHAHGYRAFHRADAAGDQAVRKVYQQALAAQEKQILAAMSADPEFGPAFEKRPDVRLAVRGWLAFTAAVCLEWLRGADLSREQVRDLCARALLGVIAR, encoded by the coding sequence ATGGCCGCGAACCAGGGCGAGCGCACCCGCCGCCGGCTCAGCACGGAGGAACGCCGTGAGCAGCTTCTCGCGGTCGGGGCGCGGCTGTTCTCGGAGAGTCCGTACGACGAGGTGTGGATCGAGCAGGTCGCCGAGATCGCCGGCGTCTCGCGCGGGCTGCTCTACCACTACTTCCCGACGAAGCGTGACTTCTTCGCGGCCGTCGTCGAGCGGGAGAGCGAGCGCATGCTGCGGATGACGGCCGCCGTGCCCGGAGTCCCGGTCCGCGAGCAGCTCGCCGAGGGCCTCGACACGTATCTGGAGTACGTCGAGGCGCACGCGCACGGCTACCGCGCCTTCCATCGCGCCGACGCGGCCGGCGACCAGGCCGTGCGCAAGGTCTATCAACAGGCCCTGGCCGCGCAGGAGAAGCAGATCCTGGCGGCGATGTCGGCCGACCCCGAGTTCGGCCCGGCCTTCGAGAAGCGGCCCGACGTCCGGCTCGCGGTGCGCGGCTGGCTGGCGTTCACCGCGGCCGTCTGTCTGGAGTGGCTGCGGGGTGCCGACCTCTCGCGGGAGCAAGTGCGCGACCTGTGCGCTCGCGCCCTGCTGGGTGTCATCGCCCGCTGA